The DNA segment ttatcggttatgtttcaattgtactgactgacatttgtcgttcgttcttgcgtgtgtctaaagtaacagaaaaaataaaaactcgttcaaagccaactccaagtgaaaattttaatagtcacccgttattttGGGGTATAGTTGTGCAacacagaaaaaatattaccaaGCCCACTCTAAtctaaaaaatctaaattctATCGTAATAATCGACGGTGTCCCCGGATTTGAAGTCGCCTTTCTCAAGAAGCGCCAGCAACTTGGCGACGGTCTGTTCCGGTGTCAAAATCGTCGTTTCTTTCACCTTCTGGAAGCTGTTTTGTACCTCCTCGCTCTGCGCATCCTTTATGATGTTATCAAACATCGCCGTGTCGACCGGACCTGGGGAATAATTAAAGACGATTATGTTGGGTTCTTCGAGGGCCAAAACCTTGAAAAACAACTCCCTCGAGGCCTTGGACGAGCAGTACATGGCCAGATTCTTGAAGGGGACCCTCCCGCACATCGACGTGATGTTGACGACGACCAGTTGAGGCGCGATCGGGCGCACCTTGCGGATAAAAACGGAGTTGAGCGCCGCCGCAGAGAACAAATTGAGGTCGAAGTGCTCCCGCCACGCCCGGTACGAGGTCAAATCGGTCGTTTGCTTCACATCTCCAGTGGTACCGGCGTTGTGGAATATAATCCCGAACTCGATCCCGGTCGTGTCGACCGCGCTTGTAGACTTCTCGAGGATTGCTTCATACGTTTTCACATCCGCGGTGGCCAGATCTACGGCGTGGGTGATGACCGTCAGAGACTTGTCCACCTCTTGGATGAGATTCTTGGTCTGTTCAAGGTCACCCTCTGAGCGCGCCAACAGCACGATTATGGAGTTTTGGTTCAGGTTGCGCGATATTTCCAGCGCAATCGTTCGCCCGATGCCTCTAGAAGCGCCAGTGACTACAACAATAgcttttttggaaaaatcgaTCGAAGTCATCGTGACTAGTTCGACTCTTTTTCGCTGTCGCTCGAATCTAATTGGTCGTAATTTATCAACTCGACCACTTCGCCTTTGTTTAAGGCTTGCTTCTGGGGTAGGATCGTACGGATGAGTTGCGAGTTCGACACGGGGGCGTCTAGATCGTTGTCTTGCTCAAACTGAACCTCACTGTTCAACAAATTCTGCATGCAGGCCTCTCGCTTTTCGATCAGTTGCTTCAGAACGTTTGGGTCGTTTTTGATGTCGTGAAGTTTCTTCTCTGTGaaaatgaggttatgtgtGCTTaatgataaaacaaaagacgGGAGGTTTACCTAACGTGGCCAAATATTGTTCCG comes from the Tenebrio molitor chromosome 9, icTenMoli1.1, whole genome shotgun sequence genome and includes:
- the LOC138139253 gene encoding sepiapterin reductase-like, with the translated sequence MTSIDFSKKAIVVVTGASRGIGRTIALEISRNLNQNSIIVLLARSEGDLEQTKNLIQEVDKSLTVITHAVDLATADVKTYEAILEKSTSAVDTTGIEFGIIFHNAGTTGDVKQTTDLTSYRAWREHFDLNLFSAAALNSVFIRKVRPIAPQLVVVNITSMCGRVPFKNLAMYCSSKASRELFFKVLALEEPNIIVFNYSPGPVDTAMFDNIIKDAQSEEVQNSFQKVKETTILTPEQTVAKLLALLEKGDFKSGDTVDYYDRI
- the LOC138138588 gene encoding uncharacterized protein; translated protein: MDPWGSVGNQSSVVTDNQFSRQKFEDNFIPTVRDTLPDSEQYLATLEKKLHDIKNDPNVLKQLIEKREACMQNLLNSEVQFEQDNDLDAPVSNSQLIRTILPQKQALNKGEVVELINYDQLDSSDSEKESN